agatttgattgataatttttgaaatttaaataaatgtgTTGAGTTTCTAGTGtatatattcaaattattaGGCGGGCACAAGgtgatcgaaaaaaaatggcggATGAAAAGGCGCATCTCTACCGGATGGAATATCTATTCTCcaagctttcaaaaatatcaaaatatcacaaaatatCCAATAAAACgacaatatagaaaaatacctTGTTGGCGTatcttgaaaaacaaatgcctaggaaacaaatgttcaactacaaaaatgatcATAATGTTTATCTTTcaattgcattatttttcattgcaattaaaggattaaaaaaaagtaccaATTATTTGCTGAGTTACACAgagtcaaaaaaattaacttcatAAACACTTGTTTCCAGTGTGCCTGAATCATAATACATATTTTGCACGGCGCGTTGTCATTTAACTCGTCATCTCCCCAATTgttccattattttttcaatgttcatgGATTCGTCAATAAAACGGGAACCCCTCCGGAGCTGCAACGCACGAGTTTTGTTACCATCATAAACCCCGAAAGCCATTTGGTATAAAAGGAACGAGTATCACAGTTTTGAtcatatattttgttttatagTTAGGTTAAGCTGACTACCGTaatctctttttctttgtCTTACAGGAATGATTTCTCCTCAAGGTGTCGCTGTGGCGACCCTTCTGATTCTTGGAGTGGTTCATGGATCCCTTATTGATGACTTGAAAGCAAAGTTTAGTTCTTCATCGAGTGGATTCGGAGcttcaatgttttcaaattcaggaGGTTAGTATTGTCACAAAAACCATAGCTAATTAGCAATATCtggctaaatatttttttcttcagcaaAATCCTCATTTGGAGGAGGTTTTGCAATGCCAAAGTTAGACGCTAGTAAAGCTGCAATGGTTCATTCAAGTAGTTCTCATAAGGGACATCATCAAAGCAGTGGATCTTCATCAAATACACATTCACTCACTGTTGTTGGTGCTGATGGAAAGAATATTACTGAGAATTCAGAAAAGAAGGACGGTTACAATAAGGAATCAAAGGTCGATGAAGCCAATGAGAACACCAAAATCAAGAGTGCAGATGGATCTGTGGTGAGTATAATAGCAATTTAAGAACTTTACCAGCTATCTCAATTGTAAATCATCTTGGTATGGCTTCCATGAATAgcattaaaaagttttaaaaaatctaggcGAGCGTCCCTCAAATGTTTGTATgccaatttttatgttttttaaaactttacacAAACTTTCACTTTTCTCAGATCGAAACTGGAAAGAGCCACAACAAATCCTCTGATGACGCAAGCTCATACGGTTTGGAAAAGAGCAGCAAGACTTATGCAGATAAAAATGGAACCATGTTGAGTTCTAATACTAATAAGATCAACAACCAGAGCAGGTAGATCAATGAATATTCttctaaatttatattattattcAGATCTGCTGCTCTTGATGAAGGAAATGAGTTTGTCAACCAACAAAACGCTGATGGAACATTCCTTCGTAACAATACAGGACATAAGAACACTGATGAGCATCTCAGTCACAACGTGCTTGATGAGAATGCTCAAATGTCGATTGGAGCAGATGGAACTTCCCACAATATTACCAACCGAAAGGGATCAGTTGGGGACTCACATAACGCTGCCTCGGATGCTCATTCCAACTTTGAAAGCCTTGATGCTCAAGGAAACAAGAAAtctcaaaactacagtaagaagGCAGCCTCTGCTTCCGGCTCCAATGCTGACTTCGAGTCTAACTTGGAGTCTCTCAAGAATGCCGATGGAACATCAATGTCTAACTCAACTGGAAACTTCAACAACACTAGCTATGACAAGGCAACGGCCGAGGAAGTTATGTCAAAGAAGAATGTCAATGCTGATGGAACATCTTCAATGGAAGCTAGTCATGCTGGAAGTAACAGCAGCAAGATCAACTCTGCATCTGGACAATCTTCGGATCTTAGCATGGTTGGACCAAATGGAATTAAGAGTCACAGTACAAGTAATAAAACAGACAACTATGCTTTGGATGAGGCTAACCAAAGTGCTGGAAGTATCAGTGAGCAAATTGGAAAGAATGGACAAAGATCTCTTAATGAATCAAGCATCGAGAGTGGAAGAAAGGTTAGTTTAACTGAAAAGTTAACAGAGATTTCTAAACTAACAATTTCCAGGCAGAAAGCAGAAACAACACCGCTGCCGATACTCTTGACTCAGTCGATGCCAACGGAACTGTTAGCTCATCTCATAGTAAATCTGCAAGTGGAACATCTTTGGATGAGAATCATAATAAGACTCATGCTCTTCAAGCTTCAGTCGATGAGCACGGAAACATGAAGAACCACTCGATTGATGGATCATACAGAAACAAGAAGACTGGAGAATtcggaaattctgaaatgagTGCTTCTATTAAAAATGCTGATGGAACAATGTCCCAGGTCAACGTGAAGAATGACACCAACAGAAACACTTATGAAGCAGAAAAGAGCGCTTTGGAGAAGAATGTAAGCTAGGGTTCAGTGGTCTGAAGCTTTCAATCTTTTACAGCACGAGAAGAATAGTGACGGAACGTTCAAAGATGAAAGCAAGGGATCCAATTCTCGTGTCAATAGAACTGATGGAGGATCGAACTTGGCTGTTGGAAGTTATTCAGTTGGAAAGGGAGGAGTTTCGGTaagaaattcggaaatttcatatttgaaaattcatcaataACCAAACTATGAATTTTGAGTCAAACGAAACGATTGCTTCATCCAACGCTTTCAACACCTCCGATGCTGAATCCAACCAATTCGACCATCTTCATCAAAAGACTGCAAATGGAACTGAAATCACTCATGCAAAGGATAGCAAACAAGTTGCAGCTTCTGCCAATGCCAAGTCATCTTTGGATACATCTATGTCTGCAGTCGATGCTAAGGGGAACAAGGTTGATAAGACTTCAAGCCAGGCTGCTGACAGTCACGATGCTATCAGTGCAAGCAGTGATGTGGATGCCAAGATTGTTAAGCACGCAGATAGATCTGAATCAATCTCAAATGACAGCAGCAATCAGACAGCCAGTGAACACAACGATTCATCAAAGCAATCGGAGCATGAGAAGAGACAAAATGCTGATGGAAGCTTCTCGGATGTTAGCAGTAATTCTGCAAAGAAGAATGCTGTCAAGGATGCCACTGATGTCCGACAAAATGCTTTCGCAAATGTTGATGCTGCTGGAAATTCAGTTTCTGAAGTCAAGAATAGTTTGGTAGAGAATCATAGCAATGATTCAGTGAGTTGTGCACCTAGTATAGATTAGATAAGCGTATAACAAATCACTTTTACAGGATGCCTCTTCCGACTCAAAGATCCACTCAAAATCTGTCGACGGAACGGAACTTACTGATGCTAAACACTCGAACGTTTCTACATCTCATCTTACCGAGGGCCAACTTGCTCAGATTCAGAAGAAGCTTGCAATGGCCGATGGATCAGTTGTTATGTCAAATGATAACAGTCATATCACTCATGAAAAGAGCAGAGCTGATGTTGATGCTGGACACAAGGCTCATCTATCAAAGGCTGATGGATCAAGTACTGATATTGATGAAGGATTCAAGCATCACAGTGATCTTGAATCTCGTGGAGAAGGAGCACAGAAGCAAAGATACCAGAAACTTGGAAATGGAACTGAAAGTTCAATGGATGTTGGATATGAGAAGTCAATGGCAAAGGGAGGTGATCAAACAAGTTCACATAAGAAAACATTGGCTAAGGATGGAAAGGGACACTTCACAGAAACAAAGGATGGATCAGAGAGTCATCATAAGATTGATGATAAGGATGTTAAACAGCATAAGGATATTATTCaaatgtaatattttattttatcaaaaatctggCAATTCAACTCAAGATCCGGtcatttgttttaataaatttttgactcTGCTtgatatttaaagtttttaaaatgaaaatctatgaaaaatagaaactttatttgtgaacattttcagcaagCTTAACCTCCATAATTGCCATTTTACTTcatcagtttaaaaaatttacttattacaaaaaaacaatttaatttcaacaatttcgagcaacaaaaaaacggcaaaatgttggatgagtttaaaaatttaagagaaCCACAACAAAAACAAGACCTTCAACAGCGAAAACAAGTAATCAATGCTGCaaagacaaaaaataacagaagACGAGGAAAGTAATTGCTTGAGGTTCAAGATGTCCTAAAttatgaaactttaaaaaaaaacagtttcatctataaaacaaacagaaaaattgtagatGAACTTTCAAACAACTAAAAGATAATAAAACAATGAGAACacaatttggaaataaaacaagaaaaacaattaatcaCAGAGATTTAAAATGTCCTTAATCATGAAACTTCTTACTTTCGTCGGTTCTCTGCTAGGTTGATTGGTGTCTTTCGAAACGAGAAGTCGctataaaattccaaatatattTTACATTGCTCAGATGcgaaatattgcaatttttgtgccTAGAATACcgtatccggtctcgacacgattaatttttagtgaatGCAAGAGAGCTGGaagggtactgtaatttcctATTTGTGTTACTGCGAAATGgtctttgatttttcgagtcatttttcaatgaaacactctttttaaaatttgaaagtttttaattattttattttagttttaatatatttgttttaaaaaaatctctgaaaatacaTTGAAACTATAGcacaaattttaagaaaacataCTGATTTTCTTGCATTCTGCTTCCGAATCATCAGGAAGTCCCGGAAAGTAGGATCTTCTCCATATCTACCCGCTCCGTTGTTTCCATTCAAACATTGTCCAATCGTCGAACTTTTGATAGTTATTATAATAGCTGGCTGAACAATTCCACCGGATTTATGAACATTCAAATCATGTTTGTTGATGTAATAATAAGGGCAGCAGCGGCATGCAAGTGGATTTTTTATTCCATGAACCTTTTGCAAATGACTTTTTGGTGTCTCACGAGCTGACAATGGAGAGGAGCACAAGGTACACGTGTGAGCAATACGATGGCAAGACAATCTATGTCTGATTATGGATGCTCTCGAGAAATACAATTTCCCACATCCTTCGCATTTATCTGGAATAATCGATTTCAATGGTTGGAGACTATTCAAGTTTCTTTGGCTATTtgttttactttcaaaatgttttaaggaTTAACAGGGATTAATTTAGTTAGACACATGAATTCAATTAATAAgatgttgttttaaaaattgatgaaataaaatttgatagaCCAACATTTTGTATTTCTTCAAGTGAGACTTACACTGCAGAATATGGTTATTTGTTGAAgcatttttgcgggaaattcttTTTGGCCTCTCATTATGGGAACTCATTGAATTCGCAAGCATTGAAGAatctgaataaaataattgagttgttaaaaaattttaaaaattaaaattgaagaaagccTACTTTTCGCCACTTGTAGTTGATTCATCATATGTAGCGCAAAGCCATTCATAATTactgaaaactacagtacatTAGTTGAAATTAGACTACATCGGGCTACTTACAGAAATTCAGATTGTTAACGTTGTGATCCATAgtgctgaatttgaaaaatgaagctaGACCCTGCAGAAAACTTCTTTATATTAAAAGTTAAGTTGAATTCTTAAATCTGACTAGGGAGCCCCGTCAACTTATGGTAGCCGATTTGCTTGAATCGTATGTCAGCAAAagttacaattaaaaatttgtttatcaGAACACGCTCaacaatttgttagttgacaacttttttctatcttgCATTACTGGAGAAATACAGCTAGCCAAAGTCAACATAAATTTGGCTTACGCGGGACTCAAacgaaattttctaaattctcaGAGgtattgggcaaaaataaaaattatattcttaCATCTTACAGTAttagctttcaaatgacatacgTTTCGAGCAAATCGGCCACCATAAGTTTACGGGGCTCCCTAGTGAGACatcaaaatgttcgaaaaatggCTAACAATATTATCTTTTAATTCtccacatttttaaaatttcagttcttaTTTCAGAACAGTGCATcttgtatttaaaaacaattgaaacaattgccaaaaattgccgaaatatatttcggcaatttttggcaagtaacatatcacaaaaatgtgaaacaatattttcaaaagttttaaaattccctaataaattttgattcaacTTTCAACAAAGGTAAAATCCAGTTGCCAATCTTCAATATACAGagcggaatttaaaaaaaaataaaagaggtGGGAAAAAATTCGAGGAA
The nucleotide sequence above comes from Caenorhabditis elegans chromosome III. Encoded proteins:
- the F59B2.12 gene encoding uncharacterized protein (Confirmed by transcript evidence); the protein is MISPQGVAVATLLILGVVHGSLIDDLKAKFSSSSSGFGASMFSNSGAKSSFGGGFAMPKLDASKAAMVHSSSSHKGHHQSSGSSSNTHSLTVVGADGKNITENSEKKDGYNKESKVDEANENTKIKSADGSVIETGKSHNKSSDDASSYGLEKSSKTYADKNGTMLSSNTNKINNQSRSAALDEGNEFVNQQNADGTFLRNNTGHKNTDEHLSHNVLDENAQMSIGADGTSHNITNRKGSVGDSHNAASDAHSNFESLDAQGNKKSQNYSKKAASASGSNADFESNLESLKNADGTSMSNSTGNFNNTSYDKATAEEVMSKKNVNADGTSSMEASHAGSNSSKINSASGQSSDLSMVGPNGIKSHSTSNKTDNYALDEANQSAGSISEQIGKNGQRSLNESSIESGRKAESRNNTAADTLDSVDANGTVSSSHSKSASGTSLDENHNKTHALQASVDEHGNMKNHSIDGSYRNKKTGEFGNSEMSASIKNADGTMSQVNVKNDTNRNTYEAEKSALEKNHEKNSDGTFKDESKGSNSRVNRTDGGSNLAVGSYSVGKGGVSSNETIASSNAFNTSDAESNQFDHLHQKTANGTEITHAKDSKQVAASANAKSSLDTSMSAVDAKGNKVDKTSSQAADSHDAISASSDVDAKIVKHADRSESISNDSSNQTASEHNDSSKQSEHEKRQNADGSFSDVSSNSAKKNAVKDATDVRQNAFANVDAAGNSVSEVKNSLVENHSNDSDASSDSKIHSKSVDGTELTDAKHSNVSTSHLTEGQLAQIQKKLAMADGSVVMSNDNSHITHEKSRADVDAGHKAHLSKADGSSTDIDEGFKHHSDLESRGEGAQKQRYQKLGNGTESSMDVGYEKSMAKGGDQTSSHKKTLAKDGKGHFTETKDGSESHHKIDDKDVKQHKDIIQM
- the F59B2.14 gene encoding C2H2-type domain-containing protein (Partially confirmed by transcript evidence), giving the protein MDHNVNNLNFLIMNGFALHMMNQLQVAKNSSMLANSMSSHNERPKRISRKNASTNNHILQYKCEGCGKLYFSRASIIRHRLSCHRIAHTCTLCSSPLSARETPKSHLQKVHGIKNPLACRCCPYYYINKHDLNVHKSGGIVQPAIIITIKSSTIGQCLNGNNGAGRYGEDPTFRDFLMIRKQNARKSRLLVSKDTNQPSREPTKVRSFMIKDILNLCD